One Candidatus Paceibacterota bacterium DNA segment encodes these proteins:
- a CDS encoding tyrosine-type recombinase/integrase codes for MAKERLKDLKNEYLEYLEIERNRSPKTVENYGRYLERFVRFANTNDISDVSEDLIRKYRLHLNRLADADGKPLKRVTQNYHIIAIRNFLTYLVKRNVQSVAPERIELGKQEERQVTFLEGDEVARLMSAPKGDGLAALRDRAMLATLFSTGMRVSELCSLERDRIDVARGEVPVRGKGGKIRLVFLSSDAQQNIKAYLAARKDVDPALFIRIPKNGYGKNERLRITPRSVQRIVQKHAVAAGIVGKHVSPHTMRHSYATDLLRNGADIRSVQAMLGHASVTTTQIYTHVTDRQLREVHERFHNRKKG; via the coding sequence ATGGCCAAAGAGCGTCTTAAAGACCTCAAAAACGAATATCTTGAGTACCTTGAGATCGAGCGCAATCGGTCACCTAAAACTGTCGAAAATTATGGACGCTATCTTGAGCGATTCGTGCGCTTCGCGAACACAAACGACATCTCTGACGTCTCCGAAGATCTTATCCGAAAATACCGTCTCCACCTCAACCGCTTAGCTGATGCTGACGGAAAACCGCTCAAGCGCGTAACACAAAACTATCACATCATTGCTATTCGTAATTTTTTAACCTATCTCGTAAAACGAAACGTACAGTCTGTAGCACCTGAAAGGATTGAATTAGGAAAGCAGGAAGAGCGGCAGGTAACATTTCTTGAGGGTGACGAGGTCGCTCGCCTCATGTCTGCTCCGAAGGGGGATGGGCTTGCGGCCTTACGTGACCGGGCAATGCTCGCAACGCTTTTCAGCACCGGCATGCGCGTGTCAGAGCTATGCTCCCTAGAGCGAGACCGCATTGATGTAGCCCGCGGTGAAGTGCCCGTAAGGGGTAAAGGGGGGAAGATCCGACTCGTATTTCTCTCTTCGGACGCTCAACAAAACATCAAAGCATATCTCGCTGCGCGCAAGGATGTCGACCCAGCCCTTTTTATCCGCATACCGAAAAATGGTTACGGCAAGAATGAGCGCCTTCGCATCACGCCACGCAGCGTGCAACGCATCGTACAGAAACATGCGGTTGCGGCCGGCATCGTAGGGAAGCATGTAAGCCCGCACACCATGCGCCACTCATATGCAACCGACCTTTTGCGCAACGGGGCGGACATCCGCTCGGTACAAGCGATGCTCGGACACGCATCCGTTACCACAACGCAAATTTACACCCACGTTACGGATCGCCAGCTTCGCGAAGTGCACGAACGCTTTCATAATAGAAAAAAAGGGTAG
- a CDS encoding PrgI family protein, with amino-acid sequence MARFQVPQFIETEPRLVGPFTLRQFLWVAMGGSIVFIAFALLNGIAFIAVAALAAFTSLAFAFLKIEDMPLINYVAYALSYGLNPKKYLYK; translated from the coding sequence ATGGCCCGATTCCAAGTCCCACAATTTATTGAGACGGAGCCACGCCTCGTGGGGCCATTTACGCTTCGCCAATTTTTGTGGGTCGCCATGGGGGGCTCTATAGTTTTCATCGCCTTTGCGCTCCTTAACGGAATCGCCTTTATTGCCGTAGCGGCGCTTGCGGCATTTACCTCTCTCGCGTTCGCGTTCTTAAAAATAGAGGACATGCCGCTCATTAACTATGTTGCATACGCGCTCTCGTATGGGCTTAATCCTAAAAAGTATCTATACAAATAA
- a CDS encoding polyribonucleotide nucleotidyltransferase, whose protein sequence is MQEKTYTRTIAGRTLSVQLGKLAQQANGSCLVQYGETTVLVTAVMGADAKDVDYLPLSVDYEERYYAAGKMKESKWMKREGRPPEEAILTGRLIDRAIRPRFNHDMRNEIQVVATVLSFDRENDPDMVAMFGASLALLISDIPWDGPIAGVRVSRDGSRMIAHPTYSERTAGDFDIAIAGTKNRINMIEGGARIVPEAQISEAVAFGFQAMQELIAFQEEIAAEVSVKKRQGALASIPDDVSALVAGVATPLLDRAEGGLYAKTKEAFYTNVADARAEVKNAIDTAYAGRADIAKVHEQAMVAFERVADAVVHKNVLDRDMRPDGRSLTEVRDLSVQVGVLPRVHGSALFQRGQTQALSVLTLAAPGMEQWIETMEIELTKKHFMHHYVFPPFSVGETGRMGSPGRREIGHGALAERSLEPIIPSRDTFPYTIRVVSEILGSNGSSSMASVCGSSLALMEGGVPIVAPAAGIAMGIMFDGAGEKYKILTDIQGPEDHYGDMDLKIAGTRTGVTGMQMDVKVEGITPAIFTETLAQAREARIHILDAMERVIAAPRAELSPLAPRVHTLHIDPKKIGMVIGSQGKTINEITETTGASIDIEDDGTIFVASPDASKAKQAIDWIEAITYEPKPGDAFQGTVTRILDFGAFVEFMPGKEGMVHISEINGEQLDHPSKVLREGQSVSVTVKEVDAMGRINLTMLPPGVAPAERPARHSSGPRRDGGRSRPPHQKKRY, encoded by the coding sequence ATGCAGGAAAAAACATATACACGCACAATTGCCGGGAGAACGCTCTCTGTGCAACTGGGAAAACTCGCACAGCAGGCGAACGGATCTTGTTTAGTTCAGTACGGTGAAACCACAGTCCTTGTGACTGCGGTCATGGGGGCGGACGCTAAGGACGTTGACTACCTCCCCCTTTCTGTAGATTACGAAGAACGCTACTACGCTGCGGGAAAGATGAAGGAGTCTAAGTGGATGAAGCGCGAAGGGCGTCCGCCAGAAGAGGCCATTCTCACGGGGCGACTCATTGATCGTGCAATTCGACCCCGCTTTAACCATGATATGCGCAACGAAATTCAAGTCGTTGCGACGGTTCTTTCATTTGATCGTGAAAACGACCCCGATATGGTTGCAATGTTCGGCGCTTCGCTCGCGCTCCTCATCTCCGACATCCCCTGGGACGGGCCGATCGCCGGCGTTCGCGTAAGTCGCGATGGGTCTCGCATGATCGCTCACCCAACCTATTCGGAGCGCACTGCCGGTGATTTCGATATCGCAATAGCTGGGACAAAAAACCGCATCAATATGATCGAGGGTGGTGCGCGCATTGTCCCTGAAGCGCAGATTAGTGAAGCTGTTGCCTTTGGATTCCAGGCAATGCAAGAGCTTATCGCTTTTCAAGAGGAAATCGCCGCGGAGGTGTCCGTCAAAAAGCGTCAGGGCGCCCTCGCTTCTATCCCCGACGATGTGTCTGCGCTTGTTGCTGGGGTGGCGACGCCGCTTTTAGATAGGGCGGAGGGTGGGCTCTACGCAAAAACTAAAGAGGCGTTTTACACAAACGTTGCCGATGCGCGGGCAGAGGTGAAAAACGCAATTGACACCGCATATGCTGGCCGCGCTGACATCGCGAAGGTACACGAGCAGGCTATGGTTGCCTTTGAGCGCGTTGCGGATGCTGTCGTGCATAAAAATGTACTTGATCGCGATATGCGACCCGACGGGAGGTCTCTCACTGAGGTGAGGGATCTTTCTGTACAAGTTGGCGTCTTGCCGCGTGTACATGGCAGTGCCCTATTTCAGCGGGGGCAAACGCAGGCCCTATCAGTACTAACACTTGCGGCGCCCGGTATGGAACAGTGGATTGAGACAATGGAGATCGAGCTTACGAAAAAGCACTTCATGCACCACTATGTGTTCCCGCCGTTTTCAGTTGGAGAAACGGGGCGCATGGGATCTCCTGGGCGTCGTGAGATAGGCCATGGTGCTCTTGCCGAGCGTTCGCTTGAGCCCATCATCCCCTCTCGAGACACGTTCCCGTACACTATCCGTGTAGTCTCTGAAATTCTCGGCTCAAACGGATCGTCGTCTATGGCATCGGTCTGTGGGTCCTCTCTTGCTCTTATGGAGGGTGGCGTTCCTATTGTTGCGCCAGCCGCCGGTATCGCGATGGGCATTATGTTTGATGGTGCTGGAGAAAAATATAAAATCCTCACCGATATTCAGGGGCCCGAAGATCACTATGGCGACATGGATCTTAAAATTGCAGGCACGCGCACCGGCGTTACCGGCATGCAGATGGACGTAAAAGTTGAGGGGATCACGCCGGCCATCTTTACAGAAACCCTTGCTCAGGCTCGCGAGGCCAGAATTCATATTCTTGACGCTATGGAGCGCGTGATTGCTGCGCCCCGTGCCGAGCTCTCGCCCCTTGCGCCACGCGTTCATACGCTGCACATTGACCCCAAGAAGATCGGCATGGTTATTGGATCTCAAGGAAAGACTATTAACGAGATTACTGAAACCACTGGTGCATCCATTGATATTGAGGATGATGGGACCATCTTCGTGGCGTCACCAGATGCGAGTAAGGCAAAGCAGGCAATTGATTGGATTGAGGCCATAACCTATGAGCCAAAGCCAGGAGATGCTTTTCAGGGAACAGTGACTCGCATTCTCGATTTTGGCGCCTTTGTTGAGTTTATGCCTGGCAAGGAGGGCATGGTGCATATCAGTGAGATTAATGGCGAGCAGCTTGATCATCCGAGCAAGGTCCTCCGTGAGGGACAATCAGTCTCCGTCACCGTAAAAGAGGTGGATGCCATGGGAAGAATTAATCTCACGATGCTCCCCCCAGGAGTCGCGCCTGCAGAGCGCCCCGCTCGACACAGTAGTGGGCCCCGCAGAGATGGCGGCCGTAGTCGCCCACCGCACCAAAAGAAGCGATACTAA
- a CDS encoding TIGR00730 family Rossman fold protein, producing MPNGNLNVPVQKLPHQESAPDFRSSFQWRVFRIMAEFVDGFQFIADFKKSITIFGSARTLPGTKWYEEARKLGSMLANAGFGVVTGGGPGIMEAGNRGAAEANGESIGINIKLPYEQRINPFVRKAGSFHYFFVRKVIMSYSAWAYVYFPGGFGTLDEFFELVTLIQTRKISTRIPLVLVGREFWEPFATWIDEVLYKEYGSIDKDDMSIYRIVDTAEEAFEILKDAPERREF from the coding sequence ATGCCAAATGGAAATCTCAACGTTCCCGTTCAGAAGCTCCCCCACCAAGAATCAGCTCCAGATTTTCGCTCGTCATTCCAGTGGCGCGTGTTTCGTATCATGGCAGAGTTTGTCGATGGGTTTCAGTTTATTGCAGATTTTAAAAAATCGATCACTATTTTTGGATCAGCACGAACGCTCCCCGGCACGAAGTGGTATGAAGAGGCGCGGAAACTTGGGAGCATGCTCGCGAATGCTGGATTTGGTGTTGTGACCGGCGGCGGCCCAGGCATTATGGAGGCCGGGAATCGGGGCGCGGCTGAAGCGAACGGAGAATCGATTGGTATAAACATCAAACTTCCCTACGAGCAGCGCATTAATCCGTTCGTGCGTAAGGCAGGGAGCTTTCATTACTTTTTCGTGCGTAAAGTTATTATGTCGTATTCTGCGTGGGCATACGTTTACTTTCCAGGCGGCTTTGGTACGCTCGACGAATTTTTTGAGCTCGTAACGCTTATTCAGACCCGAAAAATCTCAACTCGTATTCCTCTTGTACTCGTGGGGCGTGAATTCTGGGAGCCGTTTGCCACATGGATTGATGAGGTGCTCTATAAAGAGTATGGGTCTATTGATAAAGACGACATGAGTATTTACCGTATCGTGGATACCGCAGAAGAGGCCTTCGAGATTCTCAAAGATGCTCCAGAGCGGCGAGAGTTCTAG
- a CDS encoding YifB family Mg chelatase-like AAA ATPase gives MPTRIRSAGIVGIEASPIDVEVDAVPGIHSFLLVGLPDKAVQESKDRISAAVRNSSFAPPSAKHKRITISLAPADLRKEGPAFDLPIALGYLAETKQIQGDWSNTLFAGELGLDGSLRPIRGALPLALCARAEGAQEVVLPVENARECAWIEGISIVGARSLGEVVAHIMQTVRLTKCTATIRDEVDVHDPFEHIVGQDSAKRALVVAAAGGHNVLMFGAPGSGKTLLARALASLLPPLEHQEMLDVARIYSAAGLLSGDAVPRRRPFRNPHHTASATAIIGGGAIPRPGEISLAHRGVLFLDELPEFPRSVLESLRQPLEDGVVTIARASGSATLPAQCMLVAAMNPCPCGNAGDPELECVCSGAHIARYAKKVSGPLLDRLDIQVRVPREVRASFKKDVAPNAVINMRARVALAWQMQKERNAHFGILRNSDIRHGFIHDVCALSDGAERLLESSARAFKLSMRSIHRIQKIARTVADLDGKACVEEGHVAEAVQLRTSDMVSAT, from the coding sequence ATGCCAACACGTATTCGATCAGCTGGCATTGTAGGCATAGAAGCATCTCCTATCGATGTCGAGGTAGACGCTGTCCCAGGAATACACTCTTTCCTTCTCGTTGGATTGCCCGATAAAGCAGTGCAAGAATCGAAAGATCGAATAAGCGCGGCTGTGCGCAATAGCTCTTTCGCTCCGCCAAGCGCAAAGCACAAGCGTATTACGATCAGCCTAGCTCCAGCTGATTTACGAAAAGAAGGGCCCGCCTTCGATCTTCCCATTGCCCTTGGATACCTCGCAGAAACCAAGCAAATACAAGGAGATTGGAGTAACACGCTTTTTGCTGGGGAGCTTGGACTTGATGGCTCACTGCGCCCTATCCGCGGAGCGCTTCCGCTTGCCCTGTGTGCTCGGGCGGAGGGCGCTCAAGAAGTTGTATTGCCCGTCGAAAATGCTCGCGAATGTGCGTGGATTGAAGGGATCTCCATAGTTGGCGCCAGGTCGTTGGGGGAAGTTGTTGCGCACATTATGCAAACAGTACGATTAACAAAATGCACGGCGACTATCCGTGATGAGGTAGACGTACATGATCCCTTTGAACATATTGTAGGCCAGGATTCTGCAAAGCGCGCGCTCGTTGTCGCGGCGGCAGGAGGGCACAACGTGCTGATGTTCGGAGCTCCAGGGTCCGGGAAGACGCTCCTTGCGCGGGCTCTTGCGAGCCTTCTTCCTCCGCTTGAACACCAAGAAATGCTGGACGTAGCACGCATTTATAGCGCCGCAGGCCTACTCTCCGGAGACGCTGTTCCACGAAGGCGCCCATTTCGTAATCCGCACCACACCGCCTCGGCAACTGCTATTATTGGCGGCGGAGCCATCCCCCGCCCTGGGGAAATTAGCTTAGCGCACCGAGGAGTCCTGTTTCTTGATGAACTGCCCGAGTTTCCCCGCTCGGTTTTAGAAAGCCTACGCCAACCACTCGAAGATGGTGTTGTGACAATCGCGAGAGCTTCTGGGTCAGCAACGCTTCCCGCCCAATGCATGCTCGTTGCTGCGATGAATCCATGCCCTTGCGGCAACGCTGGGGATCCAGAGCTTGAGTGCGTGTGCTCTGGTGCGCACATTGCGCGGTACGCAAAGAAAGTTTCAGGACCGCTACTGGACCGACTGGATATTCAGGTGCGCGTTCCCCGAGAAGTGCGCGCATCATTTAAAAAGGACGTAGCGCCTAATGCTGTGATAAATATGCGCGCGAGGGTTGCGCTTGCGTGGCAGATGCAAAAGGAAAGGAACGCTCATTTCGGTATTTTGCGAAACAGCGACATTCGCCACGGTTTTATTCACGATGTATGCGCACTTTCTGATGGCGCCGAGCGACTACTTGAGTCTTCTGCGAGGGCATTTAAGCTCTCGATGCGGAGCATTCACCGGATTCAAAAAATTGCTAGAACTGTCGCTGATTTAGACGGCAAGGCGTGTGTTGAAGAGGGGCATGTAGCCGAGGCGGTGCAATTGCGCACATCCGACATGGTGTCAGCAACCTGA
- the rpsO gene encoding 30S ribosomal protein S15, whose protein sequence is MALSTQQKSKIVSKHQTHGKDTGSPDIQVALFSSEIDRLVKHLRKHAKDNSSRVGLLKMVAKRRRLLEYLKRTEPKRYEKLIKDLDLKK, encoded by the coding sequence ATGGCATTATCAACACAACAGAAATCGAAGATCGTTTCCAAACATCAGACGCACGGCAAAGATACGGGCTCCCCTGACATTCAGGTCGCCCTTTTTTCATCGGAAATTGACCGCCTCGTGAAGCACCTTCGCAAGCATGCGAAGGATAACAGTTCCCGAGTTGGGCTTTTAAAAATGGTTGCTAAGCGCCGCCGCCTTCTTGAATATCTCAAGCGCACAGAACCAAAGCGCTACGAGAAGCTCATTAAGGATCTCGATTTGAAGAAGTAA
- the rsmA gene encoding 16S rRNA (adenine(1518)-N(6)/adenine(1519)-N(6))-dimethyltransferase RsmA, translating to MSLPRAKKMLGQNFLVNEGVRNAIIDALAPQPQETIIEIGPGPGALTTHLAQRAHRLIAIEKDSALANNLIAAFGGMPSVRIETADVLTWDPRQALNENEAYSIVGNIPYNITGAILRTVLETWPQPRTIVFMVQKEVAERMMAQPPHMNILAVCTQLFASVQRIMNVAPGSFRPAPRVFSSVIQLTPHAERPHESLCAFVRAGFAHPRKQLAAVLAAHASLPRERVELLLADLKKPATTRAQELSCEEWSALFTRMRTS from the coding sequence ATGAGCCTTCCTCGAGCCAAAAAAATGTTGGGGCAAAACTTCCTCGTGAACGAAGGGGTGCGAAACGCGATTATTGACGCGCTCGCGCCGCAGCCACAAGAAACCATCATTGAAATTGGACCGGGACCCGGAGCGCTGACAACACACCTCGCGCAACGCGCCCATCGTCTCATCGCTATTGAGAAAGATTCGGCTCTCGCGAACAACCTCATCGCCGCGTTTGGCGGCATGCCCTCGGTACGTATTGAGACCGCAGATGTTTTGACGTGGGACCCTCGCCAAGCACTCAACGAAAACGAAGCGTATAGTATTGTTGGAAATATTCCATACAACATAACTGGCGCAATTCTCCGCACCGTTTTAGAAACATGGCCCCAACCACGCACAATTGTTTTTATGGTGCAAAAAGAGGTAGCAGAGCGCATGATGGCACAGCCGCCTCATATGAATATCCTCGCGGTGTGTACGCAACTTTTTGCATCTGTGCAACGAATCATGAACGTTGCGCCGGGAAGCTTCCGCCCAGCGCCACGTGTCTTTTCATCTGTCATCCAGCTCACGCCCCACGCTGAACGCCCGCATGAAAGCCTCTGCGCCTTTGTGCGCGCAGGGTTTGCCCACCCCCGCAAGCAACTTGCCGCCGTGCTAGCGGCCCACGCCTCGCTGCCACGAGAACGCGTCGAGCTCCTCCTTGCCGACCTCAAAAAACCTGCCACCACAAGGGCCCAAGAGCTCTCGTGTGAAGAGTGGAGCGCACTCTTCACCCGCATGCGCACTTCGTAG
- a CDS encoding 3'-5' exonuclease, with product MEHILKGLNEKQRQAVQAIQGPVLVISGPGSGKTRCLTHRIAYLIAHGIPPTSILAVTFTNKAAKEIGDRVHALMPAMASEPAMGTFHSICLRILRVHAHLVGYRQQFSIADRDDQLSIVKSALAELELDPKQYVPAAILSQISKLKTSLITPDTYAPKEHFEKIVGRVFRIYQDTLLKAHTFDFDDLISVTVRLLKEHPDILESYQNRWQYVLVDEYQDTSHNQYQLVTLFAAKHRNIFCIGDDAQSIYLFRDADIRNILNFQKEYPDAQVILLEQNYRSTKNIIAAAQHMIAQNASQIPKELWTANTHGEPISIREAINERDEGFRVADNIQHLTARNRKRSDIAILYRTHAQSRAVEEALITTGIPYRIIGGLKFYDRREIKDILAYLKVAANPADLVSFERIANVPARGIGTATVQHIVRASDGDLLAATESIAQTASLTPRAVRSIAALASALAGFADAAKNLPPSSLIHYVTKTLGYEAFLRTSIAKTGKEGDERMENVRELVSVAQKFDNPEAGGLTGLLEHISLLQDMDRLREDTNSVTLMTIHSSKGLEFPVVFVVGMEEGLFPHNRTLASPHELEEERRLCYVAITRAKERLFLSYARFRRMFGSTQSNIPSRFLGEIPEHLIKWERHNGGEDEVIHYDT from the coding sequence GTGGAGCACATCTTAAAAGGTCTTAACGAGAAGCAGCGTCAAGCAGTGCAGGCCATTCAGGGGCCGGTGCTTGTTATCTCTGGACCTGGATCCGGCAAAACACGGTGCCTTACTCATCGCATCGCGTATCTCATCGCCCACGGCATTCCTCCTACATCCATTCTTGCGGTGACGTTTACAAATAAAGCAGCAAAAGAAATAGGGGATCGTGTGCATGCCCTCATGCCCGCAATGGCGAGCGAGCCGGCAATGGGCACATTCCATTCTATCTGCCTTCGTATCCTGCGCGTACACGCACACCTTGTTGGATATCGCCAGCAATTTAGCATCGCAGATCGTGATGACCAGCTCTCAATAGTGAAGAGCGCCCTTGCTGAGCTTGAGCTTGATCCGAAGCAATATGTCCCCGCGGCAATTCTTTCTCAAATTTCAAAGCTTAAAACGTCGCTCATCACGCCCGACACCTACGCACCAAAAGAACATTTCGAGAAAATTGTCGGCAGGGTGTTTCGCATCTACCAAGACACACTCCTCAAGGCGCACACATTTGATTTTGATGACCTCATCTCCGTCACTGTACGGCTCTTGAAAGAACATCCGGACATCCTAGAGAGCTATCAGAACCGCTGGCAGTACGTACTTGTTGACGAGTATCAGGACACGAGTCACAACCAATACCAGCTCGTCACTCTCTTTGCCGCAAAGCATCGGAACATCTTCTGCATCGGCGACGATGCGCAATCTATCTACCTATTCCGCGACGCCGACATTCGCAACATTCTCAACTTTCAAAAAGAGTATCCGGATGCACAGGTTATTCTCTTAGAACAAAACTATCGCTCTACGAAAAATATCATTGCGGCGGCGCAGCATATGATCGCACAGAACGCATCGCAGATTCCCAAAGAGCTCTGGACCGCTAATACACATGGAGAACCTATTTCTATTCGCGAAGCGATCAATGAGCGAGATGAGGGTTTTCGTGTCGCAGACAACATTCAGCACCTCACCGCACGGAACCGCAAGCGCAGCGACATCGCTATCCTGTATCGCACTCACGCACAATCGCGCGCCGTTGAAGAGGCGCTTATTACCACGGGCATTCCGTACCGTATTATCGGCGGCCTAAAGTTCTATGACCGTAGAGAAATCAAGGATATTCTTGCATATCTCAAGGTGGCGGCTAACCCCGCAGACCTCGTCAGCTTTGAGCGCATCGCGAATGTCCCCGCACGCGGAATTGGCACTGCAACAGTGCAACACATTGTGCGTGCAAGTGACGGGGATCTCCTTGCAGCAACAGAGAGCATTGCGCAAACTGCCTCGCTCACACCGCGAGCGGTGCGCTCAATAGCAGCCCTCGCAAGCGCCCTTGCAGGATTTGCGGATGCCGCAAAAAACCTGCCCCCAAGCTCATTAATACACTACGTTACAAAGACACTCGGCTACGAAGCCTTCCTACGCACCAGCATTGCCAAAACAGGCAAAGAAGGGGACGAGCGCATGGAAAATGTCCGCGAACTCGTCTCAGTCGCTCAGAAATTCGACAACCCAGAGGCGGGAGGTCTCACGGGGCTCCTCGAGCACATCTCGCTACTCCAAGACATGGACCGCCTCCGCGAAGATACGAACAGCGTCACGCTCATGACCATTCACTCATCAAAGGGCCTCGAGTTCCCTGTGGTTTTCGTCGTTGGCATGGAGGAAGGGCTTTTTCCGCACAACCGCACCCTTGCATCACCGCATGAGCTCGAAGAAGAACGGCGCCTCTGTTACGTTGCCATTACGCGCGCAAAAGAAAGGCTCTTTCTTTCCTATGCACGATTCCGGCGCATGTTCGGGAGCACGCAATCAAATATTCCCTCTCGATTCTTGGGAGAGATCCCCGAGCACTTGATAAAGTGGGAGCGGCACAATGGGGGAGAAGATGAGGTTATACACTACGACACATGA
- a CDS encoding CCA tRNA nucleotidyltransferase, protein MNIPSPIQNVLTTLKSAGFEAFVVGGSVRDMLRGVAPKDWDVTTNARPEEIQKLFPEHVYENTFGTVSVKTGSEEPTLALVEVTPYRIEGKYSDRRHPDEITFAKTLAEDLSRRDFTINAIALSESGEIIDPFHGAQDIRDGTIRTVGDPHERFSEDALRILRAARLGAELGFSIAPETLAAMRALGSTLDAISVERIRDEFTKIVVSPRAYEGVAFLQEVGLLRHIIPELLEGVGVSQNLHHIYTVWEHNARALKYAAEQNYSLVVRLACLLHDVGKPRTKRGEGTRSTFYGHDVVGGRMTKAILSRLKYSKEIVERVTTLVRYHLFYYNVGEVTESSVRRLLAKVGKENMDDLLRVREGDRIGSGTPKAVPYKLRHLKYMIDKVSSDPISVKMLAVNGETLMQELGMQPGPRMGLVLNGLLADVLDAPEHNTKEQLLALAKEYAEMPLDSLRTHLAKIEAAREAEEKERMKKYSVSAAEPVAKTPQKRV, encoded by the coding sequence ATGAATATTCCTTCTCCCATTCAGAATGTTCTCACCACGCTCAAAAGCGCTGGCTTTGAGGCATTCGTTGTAGGCGGATCGGTGCGCGACATGCTCCGCGGCGTGGCGCCAAAAGATTGGGACGTCACCACAAACGCTCGACCAGAGGAAATCCAAAAACTATTCCCGGAACACGTCTACGAAAACACGTTTGGCACCGTGAGCGTTAAAACTGGATCAGAAGAACCAACTCTAGCACTCGTTGAAGTCACTCCATACCGCATCGAGGGAAAGTATTCTGATCGACGCCATCCGGATGAAATTACGTTCGCAAAAACGCTTGCGGAGGATCTGTCGCGGCGAGATTTCACTATCAATGCCATCGCACTGAGTGAGAGTGGAGAAATTATTGACCCATTCCATGGCGCCCAAGATATTCGAGACGGCACCATCCGCACGGTCGGAGACCCGCATGAGCGCTTTTCGGAAGATGCATTGCGTATTTTGCGCGCAGCACGCCTTGGCGCAGAGCTCGGTTTTAGTATTGCACCAGAGACACTTGCCGCAATGCGGGCGCTTGGGTCAACGCTCGATGCTATCTCTGTAGAGCGCATCCGAGATGAATTCACAAAAATTGTCGTATCGCCCCGCGCCTATGAAGGGGTAGCGTTCCTTCAAGAGGTCGGTCTCCTTCGCCACATCATACCGGAGCTCCTTGAGGGGGTCGGCGTTTCCCAGAACCTGCATCACATTTATACCGTCTGGGAACATAATGCGCGAGCACTGAAGTACGCAGCGGAGCAAAACTATTCACTTGTCGTGCGTCTCGCGTGTCTTCTTCATGATGTTGGCAAGCCCCGCACAAAACGGGGGGAGGGGACACGCTCCACGTTCTATGGCCATGACGTTGTTGGTGGACGCATGACAAAAGCAATCCTCTCTCGCTTGAAGTATTCAAAAGAGATCGTTGAGCGCGTCACCACACTGGTGCGCTATCACTTGTTCTACTACAACGTGGGAGAGGTCACCGAGTCTTCGGTCCGCCGCCTCCTTGCGAAAGTGGGGAAAGAAAACATGGACGACCTGTTGCGCGTACGGGAGGGAGATCGTATTGGCTCGGGCACACCCAAGGCGGTGCCCTATAAGCTGCGCCACCTCAAGTACATGATCGACAAAGTATCAAGCGATCCCATCTCAGTAAAAATGCTTGCGGTAAACGGGGAAACGCTTATGCAGGAGTTGGGTATGCAGCCCGGCCCGCGCATGGGCCTCGTTCTCAATGGGCTTCTCGCCGACGTCTTGGACGCCCCCGAGCACAACACTAAAGAACAACTCCTTGCTCTCGCTAAGGAATATGCAGAAATGCCACTTGATTCTCTCCGCACTCACTTGGCAAAGATTGAAGCCGCACGCGAAGCAGAGGAGAAAGAGCGCATGAAAAAATACTCTGTATCAGCGGCAGAGCCAGTTGCCAAAACGCCTCAAAAAAGGGTATAG
- a CDS encoding TraR/DksA C4-type zinc finger protein — protein sequence MDHASLKALQQKLEAERGVLKERLREVGVENPAVPGDFEPTLPNYGDEYDDTVNESTDLDANIAVVSELERRLKEIEIALGRIENGTYGACTTCSTKIAEERLHAVPTAALCSTCAQKL from the coding sequence ATGGACCACGCATCGCTAAAGGCGTTACAGCAAAAACTCGAAGCAGAAAGGGGCGTACTCAAAGAGCGCCTGCGTGAGGTTGGAGTTGAAAATCCAGCGGTTCCCGGCGATTTCGAGCCAACGCTTCCTAATTATGGCGATGAATACGACGACACAGTAAACGAATCCACTGATTTAGACGCAAATATAGCCGTTGTTTCCGAGCTTGAGCGGCGATTAAAAGAAATAGAGATTGCACTTGGGAGAATCGAGAACGGTACCTATGGGGCGTGCACGACCTGTTCGACAAAAATAGCAGAAGAAAGGCTCCACGCGGTCCCTACCGCTGCGCTCTGCAGCACGTGCGCCCAGAAGCTTTAA